Proteins from a genomic interval of Trifolium pratense cultivar HEN17-A07 linkage group LG6, ARS_RC_1.1, whole genome shotgun sequence:
- the LOC123889960 gene encoding cell division cycle protein 27 homolog B: MEAILIDSVQKSISHFMHSNAIFLSHRLCAQFPSETNLQLLAACYLQSNQAHSAYHVLKGTQMAQSRYLFAISCFQMDLLNEAEAALCPANEPSVEVPNGSAGHYLLGLIYRYTDRKKSAIQHFKQALSMDPLMWAAYEELCILGAAEEATAFFGEAAALCIQKQYLNCSTSPKLHSSTEDCNLVDTRNCVSEDAIPRQSKLMQGLKDIPGNHHGAPILGGSSGQPTNSGLSNISFYNTPSPMMTQLSGVAPPPLCRNVQPNGSNMSTQSADNSPRSTVNSTIQAPRRKFVDEGKLRKISGRLFSDSGPRRSSRLAGDASVNANPNTTVVSGNGTGYSSKHLGGSKPSSMAFRSVTVRKGPSWANENIDEGINNDILDDSRLNITSTSSSSSPTMEAKSYEQEVANIPVGGQVISSSKVITGASEILTLLRVLGEGFRLACLYKCQDALETYLKLPYKHYNTGWVLSQVGKVYYEFDYLEADRAFGLARQITPYNLEGMDVYSTVLYHLKEDMKLSYLAQGLIQTDRLAPQSWCAMGNCYSLQKDHETALKNFQRAVQLNPRFAYAHTLCGHEYVALEDFENGIKCYQSALRVDARHYNAWYGLGMVYLRQEKFEFSEHHFRMAFQINPRSSVILSYLGTALHALKRSEEALMVMEKAISADKKNPVPMYQKANILMSLEKFDEALEVLEELKEYAPRESSVYALMGRIYKRRNMHERAMLHYGIALDLKPSATDAASIKAAIEKLHVPDEMDDNL, from the exons ATGGAAGCAATTCTTATAGATTCTGTTCAAAAGAGTATTTCCCATTTCATGCATTCCAACGCCATCTTCCTCTCTCACCGTCTCTGCGCCCAATTCCCTTCCGAA ACAAATCTCCAATTGTTGGCTGCCTGTTACTTGCAGAGTAATCAAGCACATTCTGCATACCATGTTTTAAAGG GAACACAAATGGCTCAATCTCGGTACTTGTTTGCAATATCATGCTTTCAGATGGATCTTCTTAATGAAGCTGAAGCAGCATTATGTCCTGCTAATGAGCCTAGTGTTGAG GTTCCCAACGGTTCAGCTGGTCATTATCTATTAGGGCTCATTTACAG ATACACTGACAGAAAGAAAAGTGCCATACAACATTTTAAGCAGGCATTGTCAATGGATCCTCTAATGTGGGCTGCGTATGAGGAGTTGTGCATATTAG GTGCTGCTGAAGAAGCAACTGCATTTTTTGGTGAAGCAGCTGCTCTTTGCATACAAAAGCAATACCTAAATTGCTCAACCTCTCCAAAGCTGCATTCATCAACTGAGGATTGTAATTTAGTTGACACTAGAAACTGTGTGTCAGAAGATGCAATTCCAAGGCAATCGAAACTCATGCAAGGCCTAAAAGATATTCCTGGAAACCATCATGGGGCACCTATAttaggaggaagttcgggtCAACCTACTAATAGTGGTCTGTCTAACATATCATTTTATAATACGCCATCTCCAATGATGACACAG TTGTCAGGTGTTGCTCCACCCCCTTTGTGTAGGAACGTACAGCCAAATGGCTCAAATATGAGCACACAAAGTGCTGATAATTCTCCTAGATCGACAGTGAACTCTACTATTCAAGCCCCTCGAAGAAAGTTTGTGGATGAAGGAAAGTTAAGAAAG ATTTCTGGAAGATTATTTTCTGATTCTGGTCCTCGACGTAGTTCGAGACTCGCAGGTGATGCAAGTGTAAATGCAAATCCTAATACAACAGTTGTCTCTGGAAATGGAACTGGTTACTCTTCTAAGCATCTCGGTGGGTCAAAGCCTAGCTCAATGGCATTCCGTTCTGTGACAGTTCGCAAGGGACCATCATGGGCCAATGAAAACATAGATGAAG GAATTAATAATGACATTCTAGATGATTCTCGTTTAAATATTACATCAACAAGTTCTAGTTCCTCGCCTACCATGGAAGCTAAATCTTATGAACAGGAAGTAGCGAATATTCCAGTTGGTGGACAAGTTATAAGTAGTTCAAAAGTCATAACTGGTGCTTCCGAAATACTCACCCTTCTAAGAGTTCTTGGTGAAGGTTTTAGACTTGCCTGCTTGTATAAATGCCag GATGCACTGGAAACCTACCTGAAACTTCCGTATAAGCATTACAATACTGGCTGGGTTCTTTCCCAG GTTGGAAAAGTGTACTATGAATTTGATTATTTAGAAGCTGATCGGGCCTTTGGTCTTGCTCGTCAGATTACGCCTTATAATTTGGAAGGAATGGATGTATACTCAACAGTTCTTTAT CATCTCAAGGAAGATATGAAGTTAAGTTACCTGGCTCAGGGACTGATACAAACTGATCGCTTAGCTCCCCAATCTTG GTGCGCAATGGGCAATTGCTACAGTCTGCAGAAAGATCATGAAACTGCACTGAAGAATTTTCAACGAGCTGTGCAACTAAATCCCAGATTTGCATATGCGCACACCCTTTGTGGACatga GTATGTTGCACTAGAAGATTTTGAGAATGGAATCAAATGCTACCAGAGTGCACTCAGGGTTGATGCAAGGCACTACAATGCTTGGTATGGACTTGGAATGGTATATCTCCGCCAAGAGAAGTTTGAGTTCTCCGAACACCATTTCCGAATGGCTTTCCAAATTAATCCACGCTCATCTGTTATATTGTCATACCTTGGTACCGCTTTGCATGCTTTAAAG AGAAGCGAGGAAGCACTGATGGTGATGGAGAAGGCTATTTCGGCAGATAAGAAAAATCCCGTTCCAATGTATCAGAAGGCCAATATACTAATGAGTTTGGAAAAATTCGACGAGGCTTTGGAAGTCCTAGAGGAGCTTAAAGAGTATGCTCCCCGCGAAAGTAGCGTCTACGCTTTGATGGGAAGGATCTATAAAAGGCGTAACATGCATGAGAGAGCAATGCTTCATTATGGTATTGCTTTGGATTTGAAACCTTCTGCAACAGATGCTGCTTCTATCAAG GCTGCCATTGAGAAATTACATGTACCGGATGAGATGGACGACAACTTGTAG
- the LOC123889694 gene encoding probable 2,3-bisphosphoglycerate-independent phosphoglycerate mutase — translation MGSPHLPKKRVAFVLIDGLGDVSLPRLGYKTPLQAAKLPNLDGIASAGVNGLMDPVEVGLACGSDTAHLSLLGYDPRVYYRGRGAFESMGAGLAMSPGDIAFKSNFATLDEETGVVTSRRADRHFEEEGPILCAALDGMKLPSFPQYEVRVRYATEHRCGVVVKGPNLSGNISGTDPLKDNRLLLKAEALDDSHEARNTAAVINELSKEITKILVSHPVNAKRAAEGKNIANVVLLRGCGIRIEVTPFIEKHGLSPCMVAPTKIIAGLGLSLGIDILEAPGATGDYRTLLTSKATAIAKALSAPSQSCPQVFVPGEDEHKAGRPDGYDFGFLHIKAIDDAGHDKASILKVKALEAVDTAIGQLARLLWEAESTGKFQFFLCVTGDHSTPVEYGDHSFEPVPFAICRLKDFVGAIGESVIRGTSLDSFPLPSVKSGEDLTFDLETEERGDKRSKSYSGDSVYELNEIAAARGCLGRFPGGEMMGIIKNFLNLDAETI, via the exons ATGGGCAGTCCACATTTGCCAAAGAAAAGAGTGGCCTTTGTGCTGATTGATGGGTTGGGTGATGTGTCACTGCCAAGGTTGGGATACAAGACACCTCTTCAGGCAGCAAAACTTCCCAATTTGGATGGCATAGCATCTGCTGGGGTTAATGGATTGATGGACCCAGTTGAGGTTGGCTTAGCTTGTGGAAGTGATACTGCTCATCTTTCTCTTTTGGGTTATGATCCTCGAGTTTATTATCGTGGTCGTGGGGCTTTTGAATCAATGGGGGCTGGATTGGCCATGTCGCCCGGTGATATTGCTTTTAAG TCAAATTTTGCTACTCTTGATGAGGAAACAGGAGTTGTCACCAGTAGGAGAGCTGACAGACACTTTGAAGAAGAAGGCCCTATACTATGTGCTGCCCTTGATGGAATGAAGCTTCCATCTTTCCCTCAATATGAAGTCAGAGTCAG GTATGCTACAGAACATAGATGTGGAGTGGTTGTTAAAGGACCAAATTTGAGCGGAAATATATCAGGAACAGACCCTTTAAAGGATAACCGCTTACTTTTGAAAGCAGAAGCTTTAGATGATTCTCATGAAGCAAGGAACACTGCTGCTGTTATTAATGAGTTGTCTAAGGAAATAACAAAGATTTTGGTTTCTCATCCTGTGAATGCTAAACGTGCTGCAGAAGGGAAGAATATTGCAAATGTAGTTCTTTTAAGAGGATGTGGCATTCGAATTGAG GTTACGCCATTTATAGAAAAACATGGTTTGTCGCCATGCATGGTAGCTCCAACGAAAATAATTGCTGGTCTAGGCTTATCACTTGGTATTGATATTCTAGAAGCTCCTGGAGCTACTGGAGACTATCGAACTTTACTAACTTCAAAAGCAACAGCAATAGCTAAGGCACTCTCGGCTCCTTCGCAGTCATGCCCCCAAGTTTTTGTACCTGGAGAGGATGAGCATAAAGCTGGCCGCCCGGATGGCTATGACTTTGGATTCCTTCATATTAAG GCAATAGATGATGCAGGCCATGACAAAGCAAGCATTCTCAAAGTCAAAGCATTAGAAGCTGTTGATACTGCTATAGGGCAATTGGCAAGATTACTCTGGGAAGCAGAATCAACCGGAAAGTTTCAGTTTTTCCTTTGTGTCACAGGAGACCATTCTACTCCAGTAGAATATGGAGATCATAGCTTTGAACCAGTTCCATTTGCTATATGCCGTTTGAAGGATTTCGTTGGTGCAATTGGTGAATCCGTTATTCGCGGAACTTCTCTCGATTCATTTCCTCTTCCAAGTGTTAAGTCTGGTGAAGACTTGACTTTTGATTTGGAAACAGAAGAGAGAGGAGACAAACGCTCTAAATCTTATAGCGGCGATTCAGTATATGAATTAAATGAAATTGCAGCTGCAAGAGGATGTTTGGGGCGTTTCCCTGGAGGAGAAATGATGGGAATTATAAAGAATTTCCTTAACCTAGATGCAGAAACTATTTAA
- the LOC123892715 gene encoding protein YIF1B-like, whose amino-acid sequence MYNNVRPQMGMPQFHPQQPPSSSQPNVFGSSQPNVFGNAFNAAGSGLIRGGLGAYGEKIFGSSSEYVQSNITRYFSDPQYYFQVNDHYVKNKLKVVLFPFLHRGHWTRITEPVGGRLSYKPPIYDINAPDLYIPLMAFGTYVVLAGISLGLHGKFSPEALNWLFIKGLVGWFMQTALLKVTLLSLGSGEAPLLDIVAYAGYTFAGMSLAALGKIISGYSYYILMPWTCLCMGVFLVKTMKRVLFAEVRSYDSSKHHYLLLFIALAQFPLFIWLGNITVNWFI is encoded by the exons ATGTATAATAATGTCAGGCCGCAAATGGGGATGCCTCAATTTCATCCTCAACAACCTCCATCAAGCTCACAACCTAATGTGTTTGGAAGCTCACAACCTAATGTGTTTGGGAATGCATTTAATGCTGCTGGTTCTGGACTCATTCGAGGTGGATTGGGTGCTTACGGAGAAAAAATATTCGGGTCGAGCTCTGAGTACGTCCAAAGCAAT ATAACTCGGTATTTCTCGGATCCCCAATATTACTTCCAAGTGAATGACCACTATGTTAAGAACAAATTAAAGGTTGTTTTGTTCCCATTCCTACACCGG GGTCATTGGACTAGAATCACTGAACCAGTGGGAGGTAGACTCTCTTATAAACCTCCAATTTATGACATAAATGCACCTGACTTATACATTCCATTGATGGCATTTGGTACCTATGTTGTTCTTGCTGGCATTTCACTGGGTCTTCATGGAAA GTTTAGTCCTGAAGCTTTGAACTGGTTATTCATCAAGGGATTGGTTGGTTGGTTTATGCAAACCGCGCTACTTAAAGTGACACTGCTTTCATTAGGAAGCGGAGAAGCACCACTATTGGACATTGTAGCATATGCAGGGTATACTTTTGCAGGCATGTCTTTGGCTGCTCTTGGAAAAATAATCTCCGGTTATTCCTACTACATTTTGATGCCATGGACCTGCTTATGCATGGGAGTATTCTTAGTTAAAACAATGAAAAGAGTCCTTTTTGCAGAAGTCAGGAGTTATGATTCAAGCAAACACCATTATCTCTTGCTCTTTATTGCCTTGGCTCAGTTTCCATTGTTCATATGGCTTGGAAACATTACTGTTAATTGGTTCATATGA
- the LOC123889178 gene encoding proline dehydrogenase 2, mitochondrial-like, translating into MATRVIPPRILKKLRYNTATKPFQPSLTSPALSPPNILDQKPPSSTTTVIPPAVADLNFHDVEKLFSYVPTSKLLRSTAVLHATAVEPLVDVGTWIMRSELMQTNNPVRDIALSATRATFFDHFCAGEDAVTAGKSIAGLNESGLRGMLVYGVEDAHDNDACDRNLKAFLHTCDVSRSLPPSSVSFNIVKITAICPMSLLERMSDLLRWQKKDPSMVLPWKQDSLPIFSDLSPLYHTRKRPEPLTAQEERDLELANKRFQELCEKCVQSNIPLLVDAEFTSVQPAIDYFTYAAAIVHNKGENPIVFNTMQTYLKDAKDRLLLASKAADKMGIPMGFKLVRGAYMSSERKLAADLGFASPIHNTIKDTHKCFNDCSNFMLEKIANGPGGLVLATHNIESGKLAAAKAHELGIGKVNHKMEFAQLYGMSEALSFGLSNAGFQVSKYMPFGPVETVMPYLLRRAEENRGVLAASGFDRQLMRKELFRRLKSSVF; encoded by the exons ATGGCCACCCGTGTGATCCCTCCAAGAATTCTTAAGAAACTCCGATACAACACCGCCACTAAACCATTTCAACCTTCCCTCACCTCCCCCGCTCTCTCTCCTCCTAATATTCTCGACCAAAAACCgccatcatcaacaacaactgTAATTCCTCCGGCCGTCGCTGATCTTAACTTCCACGACGTCGAAAAACTCTTCTCTTACGTTCCAACTTCAAAACTTCTCCGATCAACCGCCGTCCTCCATGCTACTGCTGTTGAACCACTTGTTGATGTTGGTACATGGATCATGAGATCTGAACTCATGCAGACTAATAATCCTGTAAGAGACATTGCTCTATCCGCTACACGCGCCACATTTTTCGATCACTTTTGCGCCGGAGAAGATGCTGTCACCGCCGGTAAAAGTATTGCCGGTTTGAATGAATCTGGATTACGTGGAATGCTTGTTTATGGCGTTGAAGATGCTCATGATAACGATGCTTGTGATCGTAATCTCAAAGCTTTTCTTCATACCTGTGATGTCAGCAGATCGCTTCCTCCATCTTCG GTGAGCTTTAACATTGTGAAGATTACTGCAATCTGTCCAATGAGTTTGCTAGAAAGAATGAGTGATTTGCTGAGATGGCAGAAGAAAGACCCTTCAATGGTTTTACCATGGAAGCAAGATTCGTTGCCGATTTTCTCCGACTTAAGTCCATTGTACCATACAAGGAAGAGACCAGAGCCATTAACTGCACAAGAAGAGAGAGATCTTGAGCTTGCTAATAAGAGATTCCAAGAACTATGTGAAAAGTGTGTGCAATCCAATATTCCATTGTTGGTTGATGCAGAGTTTACATCAGTTCAACCTGCAATTGATTACTTTACTTATGCTGCTGCAATTGTTCATAACAAAGGCGAAAACCCAATTGTGTTTAATACAATGCAGACTTATTTGAAAGATGCTAAGGATAGATTGTTGTTAGCATCAAAGGCTGCTGATAAAATGGGAATTCCAATGGGATTTAAGTTGGTTAGAGGTGCTTATATGTCTAGTGAAAGAAAATTGGCTGCTGATTTGGGTTTTGCTTCACCAATTCATAACACTATTAAGGATACACATAAGTGTTTCAATGATTGTTCTAACTTTATGCTTGAGAAGATTGCTAATGGCCCTGGTGGACTTGTTCTTGCAACTCATAACATTGAATCAG GAAAATTGGCTGCTGCAAAAGCACATGAATTGGGGATTGGAAAGGTGAATCACAAGATGGAATTTGCACAATTATATGGAATGTCAGAGGCACTTTCTTTTGGTTTAAGCAATGCAGGGTTTCAGGTTAGCAAGTATATGCCATTTGGACCTGTAGAGACTGTTATGCCTTACCTCTTGAGAAGGGCAGAAGAGAATAGAGGTGTTTTGGCTGCATCAGGTTTTGACAGGCAACTGATGAG GAAGGAGTTGTTTAGGAGACTAAAATCATCtgtgttttaa
- the LOC123889179 gene encoding DNA-directed RNA polymerases I and III subunit RPAC2-like, whose amino-acid sequence MEHGSYTDLSKSTFSLMDEDHTFANSVRFTLNQDPRVTFCGYSIPHPSENRVNVRVQTTGDPACEVLKDGCQDLMLMCQHVRSTFEKAVNDFKTSKTGDHMDIV is encoded by the exons ATGGAGCACGGTTCGTACACTGATCTGAGTAAATCAACGTTCTCTCTCATGGATGAGGATCACACATTTGCTAATTCTGTCAGATTCACTTTGAATCAAGA TCCAAGAGTGACATTTTGTGGATACAGCATTCCTCATCCTTCAGAAAATCGTGTTAATGTCAGAGTCCAGACAACTG GGGATCCAGCATGTGAGGTGTTGAAAGATGGTTGTCAGGATTTGATGCTTATGTGCCAGCATGTTAGGAGCACTTTTGAGAAGGCAGTTAATGATTTCAAAACAAGCAAGACTGGTGATCATATGGATATAGTATGA